A genome region from Ammoniphilus oxalaticus includes the following:
- the cysS gene encoding cysteine--tRNA ligase, which yields MAIQIFNTLTRKKEDFIPLEPGKVRMYVCGPTVYNYIHIGNARPAIVFDVIRRYLEYRNYEVTYILNFTDVDDKLIQKAEETGLTVPQVADRFIEAYMNDVKALNVKEATKHPRVSEHIEEIIAFIEGLIEKGYAYESDGDVYYRTDKFDDYGKLSHQNIDELRSGARIAINEQKDNPLDFALWKDAKAGEISWESPWGKGRPGWHIECSAMSRKYLGESFDIHGGGHDLIFPHHENEIAQTEALTEQAMAKYWMHNGYINIENEKMSKSLGNFVLVKDIRESIPPRIIRFFMLSAHYRNPINFSEALLEQARSGWDRVITAISNLQHRKQAATSDTDLNIEKQAIYRDKFIEAMDDDFNTADALAVVFEWVREANQYLRNSKVSIAGIEMYLDLFQEFGDVLGLPFVGVDEELLAEEIDDLIQEREEARKARNFTRADEIRDLLIEKGIVLEDTPQGVRWRRK from the coding sequence ATGGCGATTCAAATATTTAACACATTAACTCGAAAGAAAGAGGATTTCATTCCTTTGGAGCCCGGCAAAGTAAGGATGTATGTTTGCGGTCCGACGGTGTATAACTATATTCATATCGGTAACGCCAGGCCTGCCATAGTTTTTGACGTCATTCGAAGGTATTTGGAGTATCGAAATTATGAAGTGACGTATATCCTCAACTTTACAGATGTTGATGATAAACTGATTCAAAAAGCAGAGGAGACGGGCTTAACCGTGCCGCAAGTTGCTGACCGCTTTATTGAAGCTTATATGAATGACGTAAAGGCGTTAAACGTAAAAGAAGCGACCAAGCATCCGCGTGTATCGGAACATATTGAGGAGATCATTGCATTTATTGAAGGATTGATCGAGAAGGGCTATGCCTATGAATCCGATGGAGATGTTTATTACCGCACAGACAAGTTCGATGATTATGGAAAGTTATCGCATCAAAATATTGACGAGCTTCGTTCTGGGGCGCGTATTGCCATTAATGAACAAAAAGATAACCCATTAGACTTTGCTTTGTGGAAGGATGCGAAGGCTGGCGAAATTTCCTGGGAAAGTCCGTGGGGGAAAGGAAGGCCTGGTTGGCACATCGAATGCTCAGCGATGTCGAGGAAGTATCTTGGGGAGAGCTTTGATATTCATGGCGGCGGTCATGATCTTATTTTCCCGCATCACGAAAATGAAATTGCTCAGACAGAGGCATTGACTGAACAGGCTATGGCGAAATATTGGATGCATAACGGGTATATTAATATAGAAAATGAAAAGATGTCAAAGTCGCTGGGTAATTTTGTATTGGTGAAAGATATTAGGGAGAGCATCCCTCCGCGCATCATTCGTTTCTTTATGTTAAGCGCCCATTATCGGAATCCGATCAATTTCAGTGAAGCGTTGTTAGAGCAAGCGAGAAGTGGGTGGGATCGAGTCATTACTGCGATCAGTAACTTGCAACATAGGAAGCAAGCGGCAACAAGTGATACCGATTTAAATATCGAAAAACAAGCAATCTATCGCGATAAATTTATCGAAGCGATGGATGATGATTTTAATACGGCTGACGCATTAGCTGTTGTGTTTGAATGGGTTAGAGAGGCGAATCAATATTTACGTAACTCGAAAGTATCGATTGCGGGTATTGAGATGTATTTAGATCTTTTTCAAGAGTTTGGTGACGTATTGGGATTGCCGTTTGTTGGCGTGGATGAGGAGTTGCTTGCTGAGGAGATCGACGATTTGATCCAAGAGAGAGAAGAAGCCCGAAAAGCTCGAAACTTCACGCGCGCGGATGAGATTCGCGATTTGCTTATAGAAAAAGGGATTGTGTTAGAGGATACGCCGCAAGGGGTAAGGTGGAGAAGGAAATAA
- the gltX gene encoding glutamate--tRNA ligase, producing MAQDVRVRFAPSPTGHLHIGGARSALFNYLFARNRGGKFIVRIEDTDRQRNVARAEEKLLSSLRWLGVEWDESVDVGGDYGPYRSMDRVDIYQQYIDQLLEAGRAYECFCTTEELEKQREQQLSKGETPKYAGTCRHLTSEQKEQYREAGRSASIRFRVVEDRHYVVKDLIRGNVSFDSNGTGDFVIVRPDGAPTYNFAVTIDDHLMRISHVIRGDEHLSNTPRQLMIYEALGFEAPEFAHVALIFNEDRQKMSKRDESIVQFLEQYQDLGYLPEAMLNFLVLLGWAPEAEEEIFTKQQLIEQFSLSRISRSPSVFDREKLNWMNNHYMKQQPIERVVALCLPHLQAAGYASEEPTMDQLDWVTRLVSLYQEQLSYGAEIIELASLFFKDEIKYDEKATSVLSEEQASTVLKAFMDELQGTTEFNAEEIKQALKNTQKSTGLKGKALFMPVRVVTTGQTQGRDLNETISLLGKEAVVNRLNSFLSQTE from the coding sequence ATGGCCCAAGACGTTCGGGTGCGGTTCGCTCCGAGTCCAACAGGACATTTACATATAGGGGGGGCCCGCTCCGCTTTATTTAATTATTTATTTGCCCGTAATCGCGGCGGGAAATTTATTGTTCGGATTGAAGATACAGACCGTCAGCGCAACGTAGCGCGCGCGGAAGAGAAACTATTAAGTAGTTTGCGGTGGCTCGGTGTCGAGTGGGATGAAAGCGTCGATGTTGGCGGGGATTATGGCCCGTATCGTTCGATGGATCGGGTTGACATCTATCAGCAGTATATTGATCAATTACTTGAAGCGGGACGAGCTTACGAATGCTTTTGTACGACGGAGGAATTGGAGAAACAAAGAGAACAGCAGTTATCGAAAGGGGAAACGCCGAAATATGCGGGAACCTGTCGTCACTTAACGTCGGAGCAAAAGGAACAATATCGAGAAGCTGGACGTTCGGCTTCGATTCGTTTTCGTGTGGTGGAAGATCGGCATTATGTCGTTAAAGATTTGATTCGCGGCAATGTGTCGTTTGATTCGAATGGCACTGGAGATTTTGTGATTGTTCGCCCAGATGGGGCGCCTACGTATAACTTTGCGGTTACGATTGATGATCATTTAATGCGTATTTCTCACGTCATTCGCGGCGACGAACATTTATCTAATACGCCTAGGCAGCTGATGATTTATGAGGCGCTTGGCTTTGAAGCTCCTGAATTTGCCCATGTGGCGCTCATTTTTAATGAAGATCGGCAAAAGATGAGTAAACGAGACGAATCAATTGTGCAATTTTTGGAACAATATCAAGACTTAGGTTATCTTCCGGAAGCGATGCTTAACTTCTTGGTATTGCTTGGTTGGGCGCCAGAGGCGGAAGAGGAGATCTTTACAAAGCAGCAGCTAATCGAACAATTTAGCTTGTCTCGTATTTCTAGATCTCCCTCCGTTTTTGACCGTGAGAAACTTAATTGGATGAACAATCATTATATGAAACAGCAACCGATCGAACGCGTCGTTGCGTTATGCTTGCCGCATCTGCAAGCAGCTGGATATGCTTCTGAGGAGCCAACGATGGATCAGTTGGATTGGGTCACCCGGCTTGTCTCGCTTTATCAAGAACAGCTATCATATGGAGCGGAAATTATTGAACTCGCTTCTCTTTTCTTTAAGGATGAGATAAAATATGATGAGAAGGCAACATCGGTATTGTCTGAGGAACAGGCGTCTACCGTGTTAAAGGCCTTTATGGATGAATTACAAGGAACCACCGAGTTTAATGCGGAGGAAATTAAACAAGCGTTGAAAAACACGCAAAAGTCGACTGGTTTAAAGGGGAAGGCATTATTTATGCCTGTTCGTGTCGTCACTACAGGACAGACACAAGGACGAGACCTGAATGAAACGATTTCATTATTGGGGAAAGAAGCCGTCGTGAATCGCCTAAACTCATTTTTGTCGCAAACTGAGTAG
- the ispF gene encoding 2-C-methyl-D-erythritol 2,4-cyclodiphosphate synthase, whose translation MLRIGQGFDVHRFAEDRDLIIGGAHIPYDRGLLGHSDADVLLHVVSDAILGAIGEGDIGKHFPDTDEAYKDADSKVLLSKVVELMSEKDFRVINIDCTIMAERPKMLPYIPQMQTIIAQLLKVEIEQVNIKATTTEKLGFVGREEGIAALAVVLLGKENA comes from the coding sequence ATGTTACGAATTGGACAAGGCTTCGATGTCCATCGCTTTGCTGAAGATCGTGATTTAATCATTGGCGGCGCGCATATTCCTTATGATCGAGGACTGCTCGGTCATTCGGATGCGGATGTATTATTGCACGTTGTTAGCGATGCGATTTTAGGGGCAATCGGGGAAGGGGATATCGGAAAACATTTTCCTGATACAGATGAAGCGTACAAAGACGCAGATAGTAAAGTGTTATTAAGTAAAGTGGTTGAATTAATGAGCGAAAAGGATTTTCGCGTGATCAATATTGATTGTACAATTATGGCTGAAAGGCCTAAAATGTTGCCGTACATACCGCAAATGCAGACGATCATTGCCCAACTTTTGAAAGTTGAAATCGAACAAGTGAACATCAAGGCAACAACGACAGAGAAGCTAGGTTTTGTGGGCAGGGAAGAAGGGATTGCCGCCTTGGCTGTTGTTCTACTAGGCAAAGAAAACGCATAA
- the ispD gene encoding 2-C-methyl-D-erythritol 4-phosphate cytidylyltransferase, with translation MSFGVIIAAAGQGTRMGASDKKQFISIQGKPVLFRSAQLFTQIPQIKEIVVVTNEEDIVRTEQMLADIAPLRVIAGGAERQQSVWYGLKVLKNVEFVLIHDAARPFPSRKLIEKIMASAREEGGAVPAVPVKDTIKIVNGEGVVESTPPRQSLWAAQTPQAFRLSTILTAHQQAQDKGFVGTDDSMLMEWQGHRVVLVEGEYTNIKLTTPEDLKLGETILEQRRG, from the coding sequence GTGAGTTTTGGTGTAATTATTGCCGCGGCTGGACAGGGAACCCGGATGGGCGCTTCGGATAAAAAACAATTTATATCAATACAAGGTAAACCAGTTTTATTTCGTTCGGCGCAATTATTTACACAAATTCCACAAATAAAGGAAATTGTCGTTGTGACGAATGAAGAAGATATTGTCCGAACCGAACAAATGCTTGCTGATATTGCTCCGCTGCGTGTCATCGCGGGCGGAGCTGAACGGCAACAGAGTGTATGGTACGGATTGAAAGTGTTAAAAAATGTTGAATTTGTTCTGATTCATGATGCGGCAAGGCCTTTTCCATCCCGGAAGTTAATTGAAAAGATCATGGCCAGCGCGCGAGAAGAAGGTGGGGCGGTTCCGGCAGTTCCAGTGAAAGATACAATTAAAATCGTGAATGGCGAAGGCGTGGTGGAATCAACGCCGCCTCGCCAAAGCTTGTGGGCCGCGCAAACCCCACAAGCTTTTCGTCTTTCCACGATCTTAACGGCCCATCAACAGGCTCAAGATAAAGGCTTTGTTGGGACTGATGATTCAATGCTGATGGAGTGGCAAGGTCACCGCGTCGTATTGGTTGAAGGCGAGTATACAAACATAAAGCTGACGACGCCGGAAGATTTAAAACTTGGTGAAACTATATTGGAGCAAAGAAGGGGATAG
- a CDS encoding PIN/TRAM domain-containing protein produces MVRRIVQLLITIIGGALGYRFGSTLFLFLDPYLNMGGTAIGSYIGAAFGAILFFLFSAWLADHILRAVRWGEEALLKLPITDILFGAMGLIIGLIVAFLLFLPLSYIPLSVVGDFLPIVLSCVLGYMGFQVGIHKRDELISVFSIGKLSKHKKEELANKAKSGDYKILDTSVIIDGRIADICKTGFIEGALVIPQFVLEELQHIADSSDVLKRNRGRRGLDILNRIQKELKVKVIIEERDFEDIQEVDSKLVRLAKVTSGKVVTNDFNLNKVCELQGVPVLNINDLANAVKPVVLPGEEMNVQLIKDGKEHGQGVAYLDDGTMIVVEGGRDYIGSHIDVLVTSVLQTSAGRMIFAKPKMLEKAQ; encoded by the coding sequence ATGGTAAGAAGAATTGTTCAACTGTTGATTACAATTATTGGAGGCGCGCTTGGTTATCGTTTTGGTTCAACTCTATTCCTATTTTTGGATCCCTATTTAAATATGGGGGGGACAGCGATAGGATCTTATATTGGGGCAGCGTTTGGGGCAATATTGTTCTTTCTTTTTTCAGCGTGGTTGGCTGATCACATTTTGAGGGCTGTTCGCTGGGGAGAAGAAGCTTTATTGAAGTTGCCGATTACAGATATCTTATTTGGCGCTATGGGTCTTATCATTGGTCTTATTGTTGCATTTTTACTATTCTTACCGCTCAGCTACATTCCGTTGTCAGTCGTCGGAGATTTTCTGCCTATCGTCTTATCATGTGTGTTAGGATATATGGGGTTTCAGGTGGGAATTCACAAACGGGATGAATTGATTTCTGTATTTTCTATCGGTAAGTTGTCGAAGCATAAGAAAGAAGAGTTGGCTAATAAAGCCAAGAGCGGCGATTATAAAATTTTGGATACAAGTGTGATCATCGATGGAAGAATCGCTGATATATGCAAAACGGGTTTTATCGAAGGGGCGCTCGTAATCCCACAGTTTGTGCTTGAAGAATTGCAACATATTGCCGATTCCTCGGATGTCCTTAAGCGAAATCGGGGTCGTCGAGGGCTAGATATTTTAAATCGTATTCAAAAAGAATTAAAAGTTAAAGTGATCATTGAAGAACGAGATTTTGAAGATATTCAGGAAGTAGATAGCAAACTGGTCAGGTTGGCGAAAGTCACTTCTGGGAAAGTCGTTACAAATGATTTTAATTTAAATAAAGTGTGCGAATTGCAAGGTGTGCCCGTACTAAATATAAATGATCTAGCCAATGCGGTGAAGCCAGTTGTTCTGCCTGGCGAGGAAATGAATGTTCAATTGATCAAGGATGGAAAAGAACACGGGCAAGGTGTTGCCTATCTTGATGATGGGACTATGATCGTCGTTGAAGGGGGCAGAGACTACATCGGAAGTCATATCGACGTACTAGTAACAAGTGTATTGCAGACGTCGGCTGGTCGAATGATTTTTGCGAAACCCAAAATGTTGGAAAAGGCCCAATGA
- the pssA gene encoding CDP-diacylglycerol--serine O-phosphatidyltransferase — translation MVKAIPNMLTISNLFLGVMAILLAFQDGYQYVEYAAILVILGMALDGLDGRMARLLNAQSEFGKQLDSLSDLVTFGVAPALIIYAAALQELGMLGVISIGVFPICGALRLARFNIQSSGKTGYFVGLPITAAGGALATLALYHNSFPPPYLVLTMLMLAYLMVSRVKYPNFKKVGVPKATIWVVPILIVSVAFLGYLFPTQLPKVVSIPLVLYALYGVKKSIDHLRWKGNKSLEKNEEEHVINDSTL, via the coding sequence ATGGTAAAAGCAATACCAAATATGTTGACGATTAGTAACCTGTTTCTTGGTGTCATGGCTATTTTGTTAGCTTTCCAAGATGGTTATCAGTATGTTGAATATGCGGCAATTCTGGTGATACTCGGGATGGCCCTAGACGGCCTAGACGGAAGAATGGCGAGATTGCTTAACGCCCAAAGCGAATTTGGGAAACAATTAGATTCTTTATCTGATCTCGTCACTTTTGGCGTGGCGCCCGCTTTGATTATTTATGCCGCAGCTCTACAAGAGTTAGGTATGTTAGGTGTTATTAGTATTGGTGTGTTTCCGATCTGTGGCGCGCTTCGTTTGGCTCGCTTTAATATCCAATCAAGCGGTAAAACAGGCTATTTTGTTGGTTTGCCAATTACAGCGGCTGGGGGCGCCTTAGCTACGCTTGCGTTGTATCACAATTCTTTTCCGCCGCCTTATCTTGTGTTAACCATGTTGATGTTAGCATACTTAATGGTTTCAAGGGTTAAGTATCCGAATTTTAAAAAGGTCGGTGTTCCAAAGGCCACAATTTGGGTTGTGCCGATTTTAATTGTGAGTGTTGCTTTCCTTGGTTACTTGTTTCCTACTCAACTTCCGAAGGTTGTTTCGATTCCCTTAGTCTTGTACGCCTTGTATGGAGTTAAAAAAAGTATCGATCATTTGAGGTGGAAAGGCAACAAGAGTTTGGAAAAGAATGAAGAGGAACACGTCATTAATGACTCCACATTGTAG
- the disA gene encoding DNA integrity scanning diadenylate cyclase DisA produces the protein MKDIEPSVSRILRFVAPGTQFREGLENVLRAKTGALIVVGQSQDVMDLVDGGFFINCEFTPAYLYELAKMDGAIIVSDDGRKILYANTQLVPESSIFSRETGIRHRTAERTAKQTGHLVISISQRRNIITLYQGNFRYALKDIGVILTKANQAIQTLEKYKSVLDQAMTNLGALEFEELVTLHEVVLVMQRIEMVLRIKTEINNYINELGAEGRLISMQLEELVGNIEVEACHLIQDYSSNPERFYAENVLEEMKKLSSDELLDYHHIVRELGYPGNINIQEEPASPKGYRILSKIPRLPTTIVQNLIDKFGNLPEVMMATIEELDEVEGIGEVRARAIREGLKRIQEQVFIDRHI, from the coding sequence ATGAAAGATATCGAGCCATCGGTTAGTCGAATTTTACGGTTTGTCGCCCCGGGAACCCAATTTAGAGAAGGTCTTGAGAATGTGCTGCGGGCTAAAACGGGCGCTTTAATCGTTGTCGGCCAGAGCCAGGATGTGATGGATTTGGTAGATGGCGGTTTTTTTATCAATTGTGAATTTACGCCCGCTTATCTTTATGAATTGGCAAAAATGGATGGGGCCATCATCGTAAGCGATGATGGAAGAAAGATTTTGTACGCCAATACACAACTTGTGCCGGAATCATCTATCTTTTCCAGGGAGACAGGGATTCGTCACCGAACGGCGGAGCGCACCGCTAAACAAACGGGCCATTTAGTAATCTCTATCTCGCAAAGAAGAAATATCATCACTCTCTACCAAGGGAATTTTCGTTATGCCTTAAAAGATATTGGGGTTATTTTGACAAAGGCAAACCAAGCGATTCAAACATTGGAGAAATACAAGTCTGTCTTAGATCAAGCGATGACTAATTTGGGCGCGTTGGAGTTTGAGGAATTGGTTACGCTGCATGAAGTTGTCTTAGTGATGCAAAGAATTGAAATGGTATTGCGAATTAAAACTGAAATCAATAACTATATTAATGAACTTGGCGCGGAAGGCCGTTTAATTAGTATGCAATTAGAGGAATTAGTGGGCAATATTGAAGTAGAAGCCTGTCATCTCATTCAAGATTATAGTTCAAATCCTGAACGCTTTTACGCTGAGAATGTGCTAGAAGAAATGAAGAAGCTGTCCTCCGATGAGTTGTTAGATTATCACCACATTGTTCGCGAACTAGGCTATCCAGGGAATATTAATATCCAAGAAGAGCCCGCTTCGCCGAAAGGCTATCGCATATTAAGCAAGATTCCGCGTTTGCCGACAACCATTGTGCAAAATTTGATCGATAAGTTTGGCAATCTACCTGAGGTTATGATGGCCACGATTGAGGAATTAGATGAAGTTGAAGGGATCGGCGAAGTTCGAGCCCGCGCGATTCGTGAAGGTTTGAAACGAATTCAAGAGCAAGTTTTTATCGATCGGCACATTTAA
- the radA gene encoding DNA repair protein RadA has translation MSKIKTKFACQECGYEVPRWLGKCPGCSSWNSFVEEIEDKRTGKGVRPISSRDNKAVPIGQVKSGQEPRMSAGMAELNRVLGGGIVPGSLILVGGDPGIGKSTILLQMSHFLANDQHKVLYISGEESTKQTKLRADRLGADSDDLFVFAETDLERIELEIDQLQPRVVVIDSIQTVYHPSVTSAPGSVSQVRECASHFMRIAKSKEIAIMIVGHVTKQGDLAGPRLLEHMVDSVLYFEGERHNTYRILRSVKNRFGSTHEIGIFEMMEKGLVEVANPSELFLSERSKAAGSAVVASMEGTRPVLVELQALITPTSFPSPRRMATGVDYNRVSLIMAVLEKRIGMLLQNQDAYVNVAGGIRLDEPAIDLAIAVSIASSFRDHSTLPDDIIIGEIGLTGEVRGVSRIEQRVKEAAKLGFKRAIIPNKNVTGWDHPQGVTIIPVQTVEEALREALGG, from the coding sequence ATGTCCAAAATTAAAACAAAATTTGCTTGCCAAGAATGTGGTTATGAGGTTCCCAGATGGCTTGGGAAGTGCCCAGGTTGTTCAAGTTGGAATTCGTTTGTTGAAGAGATTGAGGATAAACGAACAGGAAAAGGTGTTCGACCGATTTCCAGTAGAGATAATAAGGCAGTGCCGATCGGTCAAGTGAAAAGTGGACAGGAACCGAGAATGAGCGCAGGGATGGCGGAATTAAATCGCGTTTTAGGCGGCGGGATTGTCCCGGGATCACTTATTTTAGTTGGGGGCGACCCCGGAATAGGAAAATCAACGATTTTGCTGCAAATGTCTCATTTTTTAGCTAACGACCAGCATAAGGTACTATATATATCTGGAGAAGAATCAACGAAGCAAACAAAGTTGAGGGCGGATCGATTAGGGGCTGACAGTGATGATTTGTTCGTTTTTGCGGAAACAGATTTAGAAAGAATCGAGCTTGAAATTGACCAGCTACAACCAAGAGTGGTCGTGATTGATTCAATTCAAACAGTGTATCATCCTTCTGTTACATCTGCTCCAGGAAGTGTCTCGCAAGTGCGAGAGTGCGCCTCTCATTTCATGCGTATCGCTAAATCTAAAGAAATTGCAATTATGATTGTCGGTCACGTTACGAAACAAGGGGACCTCGCTGGTCCCAGGTTATTAGAACATATGGTTGACTCTGTGCTTTACTTTGAAGGTGAACGGCACAACACGTATCGGATTTTAAGATCTGTAAAAAATCGTTTTGGTTCGACTCATGAGATTGGTATTTTCGAGATGATGGAAAAGGGTTTGGTGGAGGTTGCAAACCCGTCTGAATTATTCTTGTCAGAGAGGAGTAAAGCGGCGGGCTCCGCGGTTGTCGCTAGTATGGAAGGAACGCGACCGGTGTTAGTTGAACTGCAAGCATTGATTACTCCAACTAGTTTTCCTTCGCCGAGGAGAATGGCAACGGGTGTTGATTATAATCGCGTCTCATTGATTATGGCTGTCTTGGAAAAAAGAATTGGAATGTTATTACAAAATCAGGATGCTTATGTTAATGTAGCAGGAGGGATAAGATTAGACGAACCGGCTATTGACTTGGCGATCGCCGTTTCTATTGCCTCTTCTTTCCGAGATCATTCTACGCTGCCTGATGATATAATCATTGGTGAAATTGGCTTAACTGGTGAAGTCCGGGGGGTTTCTCGGATAGAACAAAGGGTTAAGGAGGCGGCGAAGCTAGGTTTTAAGCGCGCGATTATTCCCAACAAGAATGTAACAGGGTGGGACCACCCGCAAGGAGTAACGATTATCCCTGTGCAAACTGTTGAGGAAGCGCTTCGGGAAGCGTTAGGAGGATAG
- a CDS encoding ATP-dependent Clp protease ATP-binding subunit, with the protein MMFGRFTERAQKVLALAQEEAVRLGHKNIGTEHVLLGLIREGEGIAAKALQALGLGLDKIQGEVESLIGRGGENPSNINYTPRAKKVIELSMDEARKLGHTYVGTEHILLGLIREGEGVAARVLNNLGVSLNKARQQVLQLLGSNEALSSGNQGGGNAAVNTPTLDSLARDLTVHAREGGLDPVIGREKEIERVIQVLSRRTKNNPVLIGEPGVGKTAVAEGLAQLIVSNEIPETLRNKRVMTLDMGTVVAGTKYRGEFEDRLKKIMDEIRQAGNIILFIDELHTLIGAGGAEGAIDASNILKPSLARGELQCIGATTLDEYRKYIEKDAALERRFQPIQVNEPSAEEAIQILYGLRDRYEAHHRVKITDDSIEAAVKLSDRYISDRFLPDKAIDLIDEAASKVRLQSYTAPPNLKELEQRLEEVRKEKDSAVQSQEFEKAASLRDNEQKIREELEKTKAEWQEKQGQSDYEVVPEDIAQVVAGWTGIPVNKLKEEETDRLLNMEKILHQRIIGQEDAVQSISRAIRRARAGLKDPKRPIGSFIFLGPTGVGKTELARALAEVMFGEEDAIIRIDMSEYMEKHSTSRLVGAPPGYVGFEEGGQLTEKVRTKPYSVVLLDEIEKAHPDVFNILLQVLEDGRLTDSKGRTVDFRNTVIIMTSNVGADTIKKNTSLGFTPAGSDRAYTDMKDRVMEELKRTFRPEFLNRIDELIVFHSLEREHIRSITTLMAGQLRKRLQEQEIDFTLSEEAKDYLAKEGFDPVFGARPLRRAIQKHIEDRLSEELLIGNIKKGDTVIIDFKDGELSVSKEENAPVPSQER; encoded by the coding sequence ATGATGTTCGGTCGATTTACTGAAAGAGCCCAGAAGGTGCTTGCTTTGGCGCAGGAAGAGGCGGTTCGTTTAGGACATAAAAACATTGGTACAGAGCATGTGTTATTAGGTTTAATTCGTGAAGGCGAAGGGATCGCGGCTAAAGCCTTACAGGCGTTAGGTCTCGGCTTGGACAAAATTCAAGGCGAAGTAGAAAGTTTAATCGGTCGCGGCGGAGAGAATCCAAGCAACATCAATTATACTCCACGGGCTAAGAAAGTAATTGAATTATCGATGGATGAAGCTAGAAAATTAGGACATACGTATGTTGGAACAGAGCATATTTTACTAGGTTTAATTCGAGAAGGCGAAGGCGTTGCCGCTCGTGTATTAAATAATTTAGGCGTGAGTCTAAATAAAGCAAGACAACAAGTATTGCAATTACTTGGAAGTAATGAAGCGCTTTCTTCGGGTAATCAAGGCGGGGGGAATGCCGCTGTCAATACCCCAACGCTTGATAGTTTGGCGCGTGACTTAACAGTCCATGCTCGCGAGGGCGGTTTAGATCCGGTGATCGGTCGTGAGAAAGAGATTGAACGCGTGATACAAGTGCTGAGCAGAAGAACAAAGAACAACCCTGTGTTAATCGGAGAACCTGGCGTTGGAAAAACAGCAGTCGCGGAAGGTCTGGCGCAGTTGATCGTTAGCAATGAGATTCCAGAGACGCTACGCAACAAACGCGTGATGACATTGGACATGGGGACGGTGGTTGCTGGCACGAAATATCGCGGTGAATTCGAGGATCGGCTTAAGAAGATCATGGATGAGATCCGACAAGCTGGAAATATTATTTTGTTTATTGACGAGTTGCATACATTGATTGGAGCAGGCGGAGCTGAGGGAGCGATCGATGCGTCGAACATCTTGAAGCCATCGTTAGCTCGCGGGGAATTACAATGTATCGGAGCGACAACGCTAGACGAGTATCGCAAATATATTGAGAAGGATGCTGCGTTAGAGCGTCGTTTCCAACCGATTCAGGTTAATGAACCAAGCGCGGAAGAAGCGATTCAAATTCTTTACGGTTTGAGAGATCGTTACGAAGCTCACCATCGCGTTAAAATTACGGATGATTCGATTGAAGCAGCTGTAAAATTGTCTGATCGCTATATTTCTGATCGCTTCTTGCCTGATAAGGCGATTGACTTGATTGACGAAGCTGCATCTAAAGTTCGTCTACAATCGTACACGGCGCCTCCAAATCTAAAGGAACTTGAGCAGCGATTAGAGGAAGTTCGGAAAGAAAAGGACTCTGCGGTGCAAAGTCAGGAATTTGAAAAGGCGGCTTCGCTGCGGGATAATGAACAAAAAATCCGCGAGGAACTAGAAAAGACGAAAGCGGAGTGGCAAGAAAAACAAGGTCAGTCTGATTATGAAGTTGTCCCTGAAGATATTGCCCAAGTCGTTGCCGGCTGGACAGGGATTCCAGTTAATAAATTGAAAGAAGAAGAGACAGACCGATTGTTGAACATGGAAAAAATCCTTCATCAGCGCATCATCGGTCAAGAAGACGCGGTGCAGTCGATCTCGCGCGCGATCCGCAGGGCGAGAGCGGGGTTGAAAGACCCGAAGCGTCCGATTGGCTCCTTTATTTTCCTTGGACCAACGGGCGTTGGAAAAACGGAATTGGCGAGAGCGTTAGCTGAAGTCATGTTCGGCGAAGAAGATGCAATTATTCGGATTGACATGTCTGAGTATATGGAAAAGCATTCTACTTCACGATTAGTCGGGGCTCCTCCGGGATATGTTGGCTTTGAAGAAGGTGGTCAACTTACGGAAAAAGTGCGCACCAAGCCATACTCTGTTGTCCTTTTGGATGAAATTGAGAAGGCCCACCCAGACGTTTTTAATATTTTATTACAAGTATTAGAAGATGGACGGTTAACCGATTCAAAAGGACGTACCGTTGACTTCCGCAATACAGTAATTATCATGACTTCTAACGTTGGCGCAGATACGATTAAGAAGAATACGAGTTTAGGATTTACACCAGCGGGCTCAGATCGCGCTTATACAGACATGAAAGATCGTGTGATGGAAGAATTGAAACGAACATTCCGACCGGAATTTTTAAACCGTATAGATGAATTGATTGTGTTCCACTCCTTGGAACGCGAACATATCCGCTCCATTACAACCTTAATGGCAGGGCAGTTGCGTAAGCGTCTGCAGGAGCAGGAAATCGATTTTACTCTTTCTGAAGAGGCGAAAGATTATTTAGCGAAGGAAGGTTTCGATCCTGTATTCGGGGCCCGTCCATTGCGACGAGCAATTCAAAAGCATATCGAGGACCGATTGTCTGAGGAATTGTTAATCGGTAACATTAAAAAAGGAGATACCGTCATTATTGATTTCAAAGACGGCGAACTGTCAGTATCAAAAGAAGAAAATGCGCCAGTGCCATCTCAGGAAAGATAA